In a genomic window of Tissierella sp. Yu-01:
- the lysS gene encoding lysine--tRNA ligase: MSGTEVNLNEMLMIRRDKLKTLVENGKNPYLIEKFDYTHHSAEIKDKFEELEEKEVAVAGRIMSRRGHGKVSFIDIQDSEGRIQIFAKLDSLGEEAYKDLSFLDLGDIIGIRGEVFITKAGEISVRASEISLLSKSLQILPEKWHGLKDTDIRYRQRYVDLIVNPEVKDTFILRSKIIKAVREYLDDRGFLEVETPILTPVAGGANARPFETHHNTLDMDMNLRIANELYLKRLIVGGFEKVYEMGKMFRNEGMDTRHNPEFTNIELYQAYVDYEEMMRLTENLFAYVAEKTLGTTVITYQGKEIDLTPPWRRLDMAEAVKLYAGVDFSTINTDEEAIAIAKAKGVEVKPGMTRGHILAEMFEEFCEEHLVQPTFITGHPVEVSPLAKRNPDDPRITNRFEAFMNTWELANAFSELNDPIDQRERFEEQVRQKETGDDEAHPMDTDFINAIEVGLPPTGGLGIGIDRMIMILTNQPSIRDVLLFPTMKPIEE; encoded by the coding sequence ATGTCAGGAACGGAAGTAAATTTAAATGAAATGCTTATGATAAGAAGAGATAAACTGAAGACTTTAGTTGAGAATGGAAAAAATCCATATCTAATTGAAAAGTTTGATTATACTCATCACAGCGCGGAGATTAAAGATAAATTTGAAGAACTAGAAGAAAAAGAAGTGGCTGTAGCTGGTAGGATTATGTCCAGACGCGGTCATGGAAAGGTTAGTTTTATAGACATACAAGACAGCGAGGGCAGAATTCAAATATTTGCTAAGCTTGATTCTCTTGGAGAAGAAGCGTATAAGGACTTATCATTCTTAGATTTAGGAGATATAATTGGTATTCGTGGAGAAGTATTTATAACAAAGGCTGGAGAAATATCCGTTAGAGCAAGTGAAATTTCATTGCTTTCAAAATCACTACAAATCTTACCTGAAAAATGGCATGGCTTAAAGGATACTGATATTAGATATAGACAAAGATATGTAGATTTAATAGTTAATCCAGAAGTTAAGGATACTTTTATCTTAAGAAGCAAAATAATTAAAGCCGTAAGAGAATATTTAGATGATAGAGGGTTCTTAGAAGTTGAGACACCTATACTTACTCCTGTAGCTGGTGGAGCAAATGCTAGACCATTTGAAACACATCACAATACTTTAGATATGGATATGAATCTAAGAATTGCAAATGAACTATATCTAAAGAGATTAATTGTTGGTGGATTTGAAAAGGTATATGAAATGGGAAAAATGTTTAGAAATGAAGGAATGGATACTAGACATAATCCTGAATTTACAAATATTGAACTATATCAAGCATATGTTGATTATGAAGAGATGATGAGATTAACTGAAAATCTATTTGCATATGTTGCAGAGAAGACCCTTGGAACAACTGTAATAACATATCAAGGCAAGGAAATTGATTTAACACCTCCTTGGAGAAGACTTGATATGGCTGAAGCTGTTAAGTTATATGCCGGAGTTGACTTCTCTACAATCAATACTGATGAAGAAGCGATAGCAATAGCAAAAGCTAAGGGAGTAGAAGTTAAACCTGGAATGACAAGAGGCCATATATTAGCAGAGATGTTTGAAGAGTTTTGTGAAGAACACTTGGTTCAGCCTACATTTATAACAGGACATCCAGTTGAGGTATCACCTTTGGCTAAGAGAAATCCAGATGATCCTAGAATTACAAATAGATTTGAAGCATTTATGAATACATGGGAATTAGCAAATGCTTTCTCTGAACTTAATGACCCTATTGACCAAAGAGAAAGATTTGAAGAGCAGGTTAGACAAAAGGAAACAGGTGATGATGAAGCACATCCTATGGATACAGACTTTATCAATGCTATTGAAGTAGGTCTACCTCCTACAGGAGGTTTGGGTATTGGTATAGATAGAATGATTATGATATTGACTAATCAGCCAAGCATTAGAGACGTTCTATTATTCCCTACAATGAAACCAATCGAAGAATAA
- a CDS encoding uracil-xanthine permease family protein has translation MTDNVIKNSARGTSVVLQNVKKSVLALQHLIAMFGATVLVPILTGLDPSIALLSAGVGTLIFHTCTKGKVPAFLGSSFAFIPVILTIKELYNGDLAYAQGGMFVAGLIYVLMSLLIKKIGVERIQEVLAPQVVGPMIIVIGMNLIPTAFGMAKDNLVVAAITLGTALLINFKGKGLIKQLSILIGVLVGYAVSYNMGLVDISPVVNSPLMSLPPFKLPKFDIGAIALTAPIVLAVFMEHLGDITTNGQVVGKNFIEDPGLNRTLLGDGLATAFASLIGGPANTTYGENTGVLAITKNYDPSILRLAAVFAVILAFVSKVGATLTTIPNAVMGGISLMLFSMISLIGAKTIKNQKVKFSWKNIVVMSTILILGLFSAQLESILGFTVGIPINETVSISGLSFAALVGIILNYVLSLITKNKSDN, from the coding sequence ATGACAGATAATGTTATTAAGAACTCAGCAAGGGGTACTTCTGTAGTTCTTCAGAACGTAAAAAAATCAGTACTTGCTTTACAACATCTTATCGCAATGTTTGGTGCAACTGTGTTAGTACCAATTCTAACGGGCTTAGACCCATCAATCGCTTTGCTTTCAGCGGGTGTAGGAACATTAATATTCCATACATGTACAAAAGGGAAAGTGCCAGCATTTCTTGGTTCATCCTTCGCTTTTATTCCAGTAATATTAACAATTAAAGAATTGTATAATGGTGACCTAGCTTACGCACAAGGTGGTATGTTTGTGGCAGGGTTGATTTATGTACTCATGTCATTACTGATTAAAAAAATTGGCGTAGAAAGGATCCAAGAAGTATTAGCGCCACAAGTAGTAGGACCTATGATTATTGTAATAGGTATGAATTTAATTCCAACTGCTTTTGGAATGGCTAAAGACAATTTAGTAGTAGCAGCAATAACTCTTGGAACAGCATTATTGATTAACTTTAAAGGAAAGGGACTAATTAAACAGCTTTCAATATTAATCGGTGTGCTAGTTGGATACGCGGTATCCTATAATATGGGCTTAGTCGACATTTCTCCGGTAGTAAATTCACCTTTGATGTCACTTCCACCATTTAAATTACCAAAATTCGATATAGGAGCAATTGCATTAACAGCACCTATAGTACTTGCAGTTTTCATGGAGCACTTAGGAGATATAACAACAAATGGACAAGTAGTAGGTAAAAACTTTATTGAAGACCCAGGCCTAAATAGAACATTACTTGGTGATGGATTAGCAACAGCTTTTGCATCATTGATAGGTGGTCCTGCTAATACAACATATGGAGAAAATACTGGAGTATTGGCAATAACAAAGAATTATGATCCATCAATACTAAGATTAGCAGCAGTATTTGCAGTAATCCTTGCATTCGTGTCAAAGGTAGGAGCAACCTTAACAACAATTCCAAATGCAGTAATGGGTGGAATAAGTTTGATGTTATTCAGTATGATTTCCTTAATAGGAGCTAAGACAATTAAGAATCAGAAAGTTAAATTTAGCTGGAAGAACATTGTAGTAATGTCTACTATATTAATACTAGGGTTATTTAGTGCACAGCTAGAAAGTATCTTAGGATTTACAGTAGGTATACCGATTAATGAGACAGTAAGTATTTCAGGATTAAGCTTTGCAGCTCTAGTAGGAATAATATTAAATTATGTATTAAGTCTAATAACGAAAAATAAAAGTGACAATTAA
- a CDS encoding spore coat protein, which translates to MNIRLSQKERMYLEDGKSQEDLCVKKYQSFSNQAEDPELKKLFNKLAAEEHHHLDIINSLLQGKSPDLSQGHNVQQNLSKDQITSSDTPNTSSDAPNTLESSLSFNSPSDKLLLNDLLSTEKYVSSFYDTGVFESANKEVREALQHIQREEQRHGELLFNYMNSHGMYNVK; encoded by the coding sequence ATGAACATACGCTTAAGTCAAAAGGAAAGAATGTACTTAGAAGATGGCAAATCACAAGAGGACTTATGTGTTAAGAAATATCAAAGCTTTTCCAATCAAGCAGAAGACCCTGAACTAAAGAAGCTGTTTAACAAATTAGCGGCAGAGGAGCATCATCATTTAGATATAATAAATAGTCTGCTACAAGGTAAGTCTCCGGATTTATCACAGGGACATAATGTACAACAGAATCTTAGTAAGGATCAAATAACTTCATCTGACACACCTAACACTTCATCAGATGCCCCAAACACATTAGAGTCATCCCTAAGTTTTAATAGTCCTAGTGATAAGTTGTTGCTAAATGATTTACTATCCACAGAGAAATATGTTTCAAGTTTTTATGATACAGGTGTTTTTGAGTCTGCTAATAAAGAAGTAAGGGAAGCATTACAACATATTCAAAGAGAAGAACAAAGACATGGAGAACTTTTATTTAACTATATGAACTCTCATGGAATGTATAATGTTAAATAA
- a CDS encoding alkaline phosphatase family protein: MNYIKNLLDIKNKYIRSLVIFLILIASSFLIMTITFVFATSIFVIGSPLFRSYFKSGLLLLMNFIPIFLFMVIIYLLSNRLWLSFLSSGTLFVTFSIINKFKLTYRDDPFTFIDIKLIKESMGMVDRYEIKLSPNMIVLIIGLIIATILLKVLFDYRVESKKVRFSLLMITLLIGVIAFGKPYFNEEVYNKVGDKSLINIYSEPQQFRSKGFVYPFIYSITTAKVAVLEGYDESKAIDTLSKYDYKDIPEHKKVNVIAIMLEAYNDFSIFENVKFGIDPYTNFHKIQSESVQGKLVTNIFAGNTIQTERSFLTGFNNHREYYTNTNSFVWYLKEQGYRTEAMHPIYGWFYNRRNVNTFLGFDSFYYYENKYVQIQEAFYDDLEFFDFIIEGYEKSRDNNKPYFNFTVTYQNHGPYSNEKYSEEQFLKWQDGYDELTYNIINNYLSGIYRTDKAIKKLIDYYESEKEPTIVVFFGDHNPWLGQDAVGYEMLGIDLDFSSEEGFRNYYETPYIIWGNDAAKTTLNNNLVGIGNDISPNLFMIELFQIFGWEGNEFTQYLMEYKEHIQVNNNAYFKESGEYTTTLSPEGEDLYNDFLNIEFYNSQNFRKIDQ, encoded by the coding sequence ATGAATTATATTAAAAATTTATTGGATATAAAGAATAAATATATACGTAGTTTAGTTATATTTTTGATATTGATAGCATCTAGTTTTCTAATTATGACAATAACATTTGTTTTTGCTACATCTATATTTGTTATAGGATCACCTTTATTTAGAAGTTACTTCAAGAGTGGATTATTGCTGCTTATGAATTTTATCCCAATTTTTTTATTTATGGTGATTATCTATTTATTGTCTAATAGATTGTGGTTAAGTTTTCTATCTTCCGGGACTTTATTTGTAACCTTTTCTATAATAAACAAGTTTAAATTAACTTATAGAGACGACCCTTTTACTTTTATTGATATTAAATTAATAAAGGAATCCATGGGAATGGTAGATAGATATGAAATCAAATTAAGCCCTAATATGATAGTTTTAATTATTGGATTGATTATAGCTACTATTTTACTAAAAGTATTATTTGATTATAGGGTTGAATCAAAGAAAGTTAGATTCTCATTACTAATGATAACTCTATTAATTGGGGTAATCGCTTTTGGCAAGCCTTATTTTAATGAAGAGGTTTATAACAAAGTTGGAGATAAATCATTGATCAATATTTATTCTGAACCGCAGCAATTTCGGTCTAAAGGGTTTGTATATCCTTTTATCTATAGTATAACAACAGCTAAAGTGGCTGTATTAGAGGGATACGATGAATCAAAGGCCATAGATACCTTAAGTAAATATGATTATAAAGATATTCCTGAACATAAAAAGGTCAATGTAATTGCTATTATGCTAGAGGCGTATAATGATTTTTCAATATTTGAAAATGTTAAATTTGGTATAGATCCATATACAAACTTTCACAAGATTCAAAGTGAATCAGTACAGGGGAAATTAGTAACTAATATTTTTGCAGGAAATACGATTCAAACTGAAAGGTCCTTTTTAACGGGATTTAATAATCATCGAGAATATTATACTAATACCAATTCCTTTGTATGGTATCTTAAGGAACAAGGCTATAGAACAGAGGCTATGCATCCAATCTATGGTTGGTTTTATAATAGAAGAAATGTAAATACATTTTTGGGATTTGACAGTTTTTACTACTATGAAAATAAATATGTACAAATACAAGAGGCTTTCTATGATGATCTTGAATTTTTTGATTTTATAATAGAAGGATATGAAAAAAGTAGAGATAATAATAAACCATACTTTAATTTTACTGTTACCTATCAAAATCATGGACCGTATTCTAATGAAAAGTATTCGGAAGAACAATTTTTAAAATGGCAGGATGGCTATGATGAGTTGACTTATAATATAATTAATAATTACTTATCAGGAATATATAGAACTGATAAGGCAATAAAAAAACTTATAGATTATTATGAAAGTGAGAAAGAGCCAACAATAGTTGTATTCTTTGGTGACCATAATCCTTGGTTAGGTCAGGATGCAGTAGGTTATGAGATGTTAGGTATTGATTTAGATTTCTCCAGCGAGGAAGGGTTTAGGAATTATTATGAAACACCATATATAATATGGGGAAATGATGCTGCAAAGACAACTCTAAATAATAATCTTGTTGGTATAGGAAATGATATTAGCCCAAATCTTTTCATGATTGAACTTTTTCAAATCTTTGGTTGGGAAGGAAATGAATTTACTCAATATCTAATGGAATATAAAGAGCATATTCAAGTAAACAACAATGCTTATTTTAAGGAAAGTGGTGAATATACAACAACTCTATCACCCGAAGGTGAAGATTTATATAATGATTTCTTGAATATCGAATTTTATAATAGTCAAAATTTTAGGAAGATAGACCAATAG